A part of Pectobacterium cacticida genomic DNA contains:
- a CDS encoding YbaY family lipoprotein, giving the protein MKLWHILGGITLSLVLTACAQKNDYGVSPLTGEPVTSTSSSRPVIAMPAVTGSVNIPQRIALPHNAVLTVTVSDASLVGVPSKVITQRVTRTDGKQSPFSFRLPYNPADIQPNARILLSAAVAIDNHIVMVTENVLPVITNGVNNVDLVLTPVASVALPANNTGTVSSPSANQPPSS; this is encoded by the coding sequence ATGAAATTATGGCATATTTTAGGCGGTATCACGCTATCGTTGGTGTTAACTGCATGCGCTCAAAAGAATGATTATGGCGTTTCCCCGCTAACTGGGGAGCCTGTCACCAGTACTTCTTCATCACGTCCGGTTATAGCGATGCCAGCGGTAACTGGTAGTGTGAATATTCCTCAGCGCATAGCACTTCCCCACAACGCTGTATTGACCGTGACCGTTTCTGATGCGTCGTTGGTAGGCGTGCCATCGAAGGTAATTACGCAGCGCGTAACGCGTACCGATGGAAAACAGTCGCCTTTCTCGTTTAGATTACCGTATAACCCGGCAGATATTCAGCCCAATGCGCGAATCCTACTGAGTGCTGCGGTTGCCATTGATAACCACATTGTTATGGTAACAGAGAATGTCTTACCCGTTATTACCAACGGCGTTAATAACGTTGATTTGGTGTTAACCCCTGTTGCTTCTGTTGCTTTACCCGCAAACAATACGGGAACAGTCTCTTCCCCTTCAGCAAACCAGCCTCCCAGCAGTTAG
- a CDS encoding MGMT family protein: protein MSEENDNFRQRVFHIVAAIPYGKIATYGDIAQLANSPKAARQVGGVLKRLPKDSKLPWHRVINRKGEISLTGGDYLRQKSALQAEGIVFNRQGKVNLTEYRWQYAP from the coding sequence ATGTCAGAAGAAAATGATAATTTTCGCCAACGCGTATTTCACATTGTCGCGGCGATCCCTTATGGGAAAATAGCAACTTATGGCGATATTGCACAGCTTGCAAACTCCCCTAAAGCAGCGAGGCAAGTGGGTGGCGTATTAAAACGCCTGCCGAAAGACAGCAAACTCCCATGGCATAGAGTAATCAACCGCAAAGGTGAAATATCATTAACTGGTGGTGATTATTTGCGCCAGAAATCTGCGCTACAGGCGGAAGGGATTGTATTCAATCGTCAGGGAAAGGTTAATCTTACTGAATATCGCTGGCAATACGCGCCATAA
- a CDS encoding HHA domain-containing protein → MKKIDYLMRLRKCTTIDTLERVIEKNKYELSNDELEMFFSAADHRLAELTMNKLYDKVPTAVWRYVR, encoded by the coding sequence ATGAAGAAAATCGACTATTTGATGCGTTTGCGTAAATGCACAACTATTGACACGCTGGAACGCGTTATTGAAAAAAACAAGTATGAGCTCTCTAATGATGAATTGGAGATGTTCTTTTCCGCCGCCGATCATCGTTTAGCTGAACTGACGATGAACAAGCTTTATGATAAAGTTCCAACTGCGGTATGGCGTTACGTTCGCTAA
- the tomB gene encoding Hha toxicity modulator TomB — protein sequence MDEYTPKHYDIAQLRFLCENLCDESIATLGDSSHGWVNDPTSAINLQLNELIEYIATFVLTFKIKYPNESELSKQVETYLDDTYVLFGNYGINDAELRRWQKSKTTLFGMFSGENICTPAKS from the coding sequence ATGGATGAATACACACCAAAACATTATGATATTGCCCAACTCAGGTTCTTATGTGAAAATCTGTGTGACGAAAGCATAGCGACGTTAGGTGATAGCAGCCATGGTTGGGTCAATGATCCGACATCTGCGATCAATCTCCAATTAAACGAACTTATTGAGTATATCGCTACATTTGTTCTTACTTTTAAAATAAAATACCCCAACGAGAGCGAGCTTTCAAAGCAGGTTGAAACGTATTTGGATGATACTTATGTTTTGTTTGGCAACTATGGTATCAATGATGCTGAACTGCGGCGTTGGCAGAAGTCCAAAACAACATTATTCGGAATGTTCTCAGGGGAGAACATCTGTACGCCTGCTAAAAGTTAA
- the ykgO gene encoding type B 50S ribosomal protein L36: MQVLSSLRAAKNRHKDCIVVRRRGRVYVICKSNPRFKAVQGGKKKKG; this comes from the coding sequence GTGCAGGTACTCAGCTCACTGCGTGCAGCAAAAAATCGTCATAAAGATTGTATTGTAGTCCGCCGTCGCGGGCGCGTTTACGTAATATGCAAATCAAACCCGCGCTTTAAGGCGGTACAAGGCGGAAAAAAGAAAAAAGGTTAA
- a CDS encoding type B 50S ribosomal protein L31 — protein MKAGIHPDYRTVVFHDTSADVYYRIGSTIRTEREIELEGQRYPYVTIDVSSASHPYYTGKQKEYSKEGSTARFQQRFGNFFK, from the coding sequence ATGAAAGCAGGCATTCATCCCGACTATCGCACCGTGGTATTTCATGATACCAGTGCCGATGTCTATTACAGGATAGGCTCAACAATTAGAACCGAGCGAGAAATTGAGCTTGAAGGGCAGAGATACCCCTACGTCACGATTGATGTGTCTTCAGCCTCGCATCCCTATTATACCGGCAAGCAAAAAGAATATTCCAAAGAAGGCAGTACGGCCCGCTTCCAGCAACGCTTTGGAAACTTTTTCAAGTAA
- a CDS encoding efflux RND transporter permease subunit, whose translation MAKFFIDRPIFAWVLAIMVMLAGLLAIVKLPIAQYPTIAPPAIDISANYPGADASTLQDSVTQVIEQNMNGIDNLMYMSSSSDSSGTVQITLTFDAGTDPDIAQVQVQNKLQLAMPLLPQEVQQQGVNVQKSSSSFLMVAAFISDDGKMSQQDIADYVAANVKDPISRTSGVGDAQLFGSQYAMRIWLDPNKLNKYQLTAGDVSAAIRVQNNQIAAGQLGGTPPVPGQQLNASIIAQTRLNSPEEFSNILLKVNPDGSQVRLKDVARVELGAESYDVIARYNGKPAAGIGIKLATGANALDTATAVKNELTKLEEFFPAGLKVVYPYDTTPFVKISINEVVKTLVEAIVLVFLVMYLFLQNFRATLIPTIAVPVVLLGTFAILSAFGYSINTLTMFAMVLAIGLLVDDAIVVVENVERVMAEEGLPPKEATKRSMEQIQGALVGIALVLSAVFIPMAFTGGSTGAIYRQFSITIVSAMVLSVLVALILTPALCATLLKPIAKGDHGEKTGFFGWFNRIFEKSTHHYTDSVANILRSTGRYLVIYLLIVVGLALLFLRLPTSFLPDEDQGVLLNIVQLPSGATQENTQKIMDRVANYYLENEKNNVNSVFTVSGFGFSGRGQNTGLAFASLKDWSQRSGAENKVQAIAGRANAVFSQYKEAIVIAANIPAIVELGTATGFDFQLIDQANLGHEKLTEARNQLLGMAAQHPDTLVQVRPNGMEDTPQFRLDIDQEKAQALGVSLSDISSTLATTLGGSYVNDFIDRGRVKKVYVQADAPFRMLPDDIKNWYIRGNNGQMVPFSAFTTSHWEYGSPRLERYNGQPSMQIQGEAAPGKSTGEAMAMMESFVAQLPQGIGYEWTGMSYQERLSGNQAPAIYAISLIVVFLCLAALYESWSIPFSVMLVVPLGIIGALIAANMTGLENDVYFKVGLLTTIGLSAKNAILIVEFAKDLMEKEGKGLIEATLDAVRMRLRPILMTSLAFILGVMPLVISSGAGSGAQNAVGTGVMGGMITATVLAIFFVPVFFVVVRRRFGKKVDGTTAH comes from the coding sequence ATGGCTAAGTTTTTTATAGATCGACCCATTTTTGCCTGGGTGCTCGCCATCATGGTGATGCTGGCAGGGTTGTTGGCAATTGTTAAGTTACCTATTGCTCAGTATCCGACAATCGCGCCCCCAGCGATTGATATATCAGCAAACTATCCGGGTGCCGATGCCTCAACGCTGCAAGATTCCGTTACGCAGGTTATCGAGCAAAATATGAACGGCATCGATAACCTGATGTATATGTCATCTAGCAGTGATTCCTCAGGCACCGTTCAGATTACGTTAACCTTTGATGCGGGCACCGATCCGGACATCGCGCAGGTTCAGGTGCAAAATAAGTTACAACTGGCCATGCCGCTGCTGCCACAGGAAGTACAACAGCAAGGGGTAAATGTTCAGAAATCAAGCAGTAGCTTCCTCATGGTTGCCGCCTTTATCAGTGACGACGGTAAAATGTCCCAGCAGGATATCGCCGACTACGTGGCGGCAAACGTTAAAGATCCCATCAGCCGTACCTCTGGCGTAGGTGATGCACAATTGTTCGGCTCGCAATACGCCATGCGTATCTGGTTGGATCCAAATAAGCTCAACAAATATCAATTAACCGCAGGTGATGTTAGCGCGGCCATTCGGGTTCAAAACAACCAAATTGCTGCGGGACAATTAGGTGGGACGCCTCCAGTTCCCGGTCAACAATTAAACGCCTCTATCATTGCGCAAACCCGGCTGAATTCACCGGAAGAATTTTCTAACATTCTGTTGAAAGTTAATCCGGATGGTTCTCAGGTTCGCCTTAAAGACGTTGCTCGCGTCGAGCTGGGCGCTGAGAGCTACGACGTTATAGCGCGTTATAATGGTAAACCCGCTGCGGGTATCGGTATTAAGCTGGCAACGGGCGCAAACGCGCTAGATACAGCAACCGCAGTAAAAAATGAGCTCACCAAGCTGGAAGAGTTCTTCCCTGCTGGCCTGAAAGTCGTATACCCGTACGATACAACACCTTTCGTCAAAATCTCGATCAACGAGGTGGTGAAGACGCTGGTGGAAGCTATCGTACTGGTATTCCTGGTCATGTACCTGTTCTTGCAAAACTTCCGCGCGACGCTGATTCCAACAATTGCCGTGCCCGTCGTTTTACTGGGGACGTTTGCCATCCTTTCCGCGTTTGGTTATTCCATTAACACCTTGACGATGTTCGCCATGGTTCTCGCCATTGGACTTTTAGTGGATGATGCCATCGTTGTGGTAGAAAACGTGGAACGCGTCATGGCGGAAGAAGGCCTGCCCCCTAAAGAAGCCACTAAACGTTCCATGGAACAGATCCAAGGGGCGTTGGTCGGTATAGCTTTGGTCCTTTCCGCCGTGTTTATCCCAATGGCGTTTACCGGCGGCTCCACCGGGGCTATCTATCGCCAGTTCTCCATTACGATTGTTTCTGCAATGGTGCTATCGGTTCTGGTCGCGTTGATTTTGACGCCAGCGCTCTGTGCAACACTGCTTAAACCTATCGCCAAGGGCGATCATGGTGAGAAAACGGGCTTCTTTGGCTGGTTTAATAGAATTTTTGAGAAAAGCACGCACCACTATACGGATAGCGTGGCGAATATCCTTCGCAGCACAGGACGTTATCTGGTTATCTATCTATTAATAGTAGTCGGCTTGGCGCTACTATTCCTGCGTTTACCCACCTCTTTCCTGCCGGACGAAGACCAGGGGGTTCTCCTGAACATCGTTCAGTTACCCTCCGGTGCAACACAGGAAAATACGCAGAAAATTATGGATAGAGTGGCAAATTATTATCTCGAAAATGAGAAAAATAATGTCAATTCAGTGTTTACTGTCTCAGGCTTTGGGTTCTCTGGTCGTGGGCAGAATACCGGTCTGGCTTTCGCCAGTCTAAAGGACTGGAGTCAACGCAGCGGGGCAGAAAACAAAGTCCAAGCAATTGCGGGCAGAGCGAATGCCGTCTTCAGCCAGTATAAAGAAGCGATTGTCATAGCGGCTAACATTCCGGCAATAGTCGAACTGGGCACTGCGACGGGCTTCGATTTCCAATTGATTGACCAGGCTAACCTGGGGCATGAAAAACTGACAGAAGCGCGTAACCAGTTGCTGGGTATGGCGGCGCAACACCCTGATACTCTAGTGCAGGTTCGTCCTAATGGGATGGAAGACACACCTCAGTTCCGTCTTGATATTGACCAGGAAAAAGCGCAGGCGCTTGGTGTATCACTGTCAGATATCAGTTCAACGTTGGCAACGACACTGGGTGGTTCCTATGTGAATGACTTTATCGATCGCGGTCGCGTGAAGAAAGTTTATGTTCAGGCCGATGCACCTTTCCGTATGCTGCCGGATGACATTAAAAACTGGTACATCCGTGGTAATAACGGACAAATGGTACCGTTCTCTGCATTCACAACTAGCCACTGGGAATACGGTTCACCACGCTTAGAGCGTTATAACGGTCAACCCTCTATGCAGATACAGGGCGAAGCGGCGCCAGGTAAGAGTACCGGTGAAGCGATGGCAATGATGGAAAGTTTCGTTGCCCAATTACCGCAAGGTATTGGCTACGAATGGACGGGGATGTCCTATCAGGAGCGATTATCAGGGAACCAGGCTCCCGCGATCTATGCTATTTCGTTGATTGTTGTGTTCCTGTGTCTGGCAGCGCTTTATGAAAGCTGGTCAATCCCCTTCTCCGTCATGCTGGTGGTTCCATTGGGGATTATTGGTGCGCTGATTGCAGCAAATATGACAGGTCTTGAAAACGACGTTTACTTTAAAGTGGGCCTGTTGACAACCATAGGGCTATCCGCGAAAAACGCCATATTGATTGTCGAATTTGCTAAAGATCTGATGGAAAAAGAAGGTAAAGGGCTGATAGAAGCAACGCTCGATGCTGTTCGTATGCGTCTTCGCCCAATCCTGATGACGTCACTGGCTTTCATACTTGGCGTCATGCCGTTGGTCATCAGTAGCGGTGCTGGTTCCGGCGCTCAGAACGCCGTTGGTACCGGGGTAATGGGCGGAATGATTACCGCTACCGTGCTAGCCATATTCTTCGTTCCCGTGTTCTTTGTTGTCGTCCGCCGTCGTTTTGGTAAGAAGGTAGACGGTACGACAGCCCACTAG
- a CDS encoding efflux RND transporter periplasmic adaptor subunit: MNKNRGLTPLAAVLMLSGTLMLAGCDDGSNQQSSAQQQMPEVGVVTLKTEALNVTTELPGRTSAYRIAEVRPQVGGIILKRNFVEGSDIKAGASLYQIDPATYQANYNSAKGSLAQAQAQAEIARLTVNRYKPLLGTNYVSKQDYDQAVAASRQADAAVQAAKAAVDTAQINLAYTKVNSPISGRVGKSTVTEGALVSTGQATALTTVQQLDPIYVDVTQSSNDFLQLKRALENGTLKQSQGKANVRLLLEDGTEYAEAGTLEFSDVTVDETTGSITLRAIFPNPQHNLLPGMFVRARVDSGINPSALLVPQQGVTRDPRGQATAMVVGEGDKVELRTLTTSKAIGNKWLVVDGLKAGDRVIVTGLQKIRPGVQVTAKEIAQENQQAQQAPAEPAKS; encoded by the coding sequence ATGAACAAAAACAGAGGGCTAACGCCTCTGGCGGCAGTTCTGATGCTTTCTGGCACCTTAATGCTTGCAGGCTGTGATGACGGTAGCAATCAGCAAAGTAGTGCACAGCAGCAGATGCCTGAAGTGGGCGTTGTTACGTTGAAAACGGAAGCGCTGAATGTCACGACCGAATTGCCGGGCCGAACAAGTGCTTATCGCATTGCTGAGGTTCGCCCACAGGTTGGCGGTATTATTCTCAAACGTAACTTCGTTGAAGGATCTGACATTAAGGCAGGCGCATCGTTGTATCAGATCGATCCTGCGACCTACCAGGCAAACTACAATAGCGCTAAAGGCTCACTGGCGCAGGCGCAGGCGCAGGCAGAAATTGCCCGCCTAACGGTTAATCGTTATAAACCGCTGCTAGGCACCAACTACGTGAGTAAGCAGGATTACGATCAGGCCGTTGCGGCCTCTCGCCAGGCCGATGCTGCTGTGCAGGCGGCTAAAGCCGCGGTTGACACGGCGCAAATTAATCTGGCCTACACGAAAGTTAACTCGCCTATCTCGGGACGTGTGGGGAAATCCACCGTGACAGAAGGCGCATTAGTGTCAACCGGACAGGCCACAGCATTAACTACAGTGCAACAGCTTGATCCAATCTATGTTGATGTCACCCAGTCCAGTAATGATTTTTTGCAACTAAAGAGAGCGTTGGAAAACGGCACGCTAAAACAAAGTCAGGGGAAAGCGAATGTCCGTCTGCTGCTTGAAGACGGGACTGAGTACGCGGAGGCGGGTACGCTGGAGTTTTCTGATGTTACGGTAGATGAGACCACAGGCTCCATCACACTACGTGCCATTTTCCCTAATCCGCAGCATAACCTTCTCCCCGGTATGTTTGTTCGTGCGCGCGTTGATTCCGGTATTAATCCATCAGCCCTATTAGTGCCGCAGCAAGGCGTTACGCGCGATCCGCGTGGTCAGGCTACCGCGATGGTGGTTGGGGAAGGCGACAAAGTAGAACTTCGTACGCTGACAACGAGTAAAGCAATAGGCAACAAATGGTTAGTTGTCGATGGCTTAAAAGCCGGCGATCGCGTTATCGTCACAGGTCTGCAAAAAATCAGGCCGGGTGTGCAGGTAACCGCTAAAGAAATCGCTCAAGAGAATCAGCAGGCGCAGCAAGCGCCAGCAGAACCCGCGAAGTCTTAA
- the acrR gene encoding multidrug efflux transporter transcriptional repressor AcrR, producing the protein MARKTKKQAQETRQQILDTALKVFSEHGVSATSLSDIAAAAGVTRGAIYWHFKNKAEIFDEIWALAESKISEFEIEYQTKFPDNPLRVMRELLIYMLRLTASDTHWRSIMEIAFHKCEFVGEMLQSNNARKALYLSCYMDIEENLVQCIGMGMLPTELHPRRAAIALRAYFSGVMENWLFMPESFDLDGEAPALVDAFIDMLHFSSALRESAK; encoded by the coding sequence ATGGCGCGAAAAACCAAAAAACAGGCTCAGGAAACCCGTCAACAGATACTAGACACTGCGTTAAAAGTGTTCTCTGAGCATGGCGTATCTGCGACGTCATTGTCTGATATTGCGGCTGCTGCCGGTGTGACCCGCGGTGCTATTTACTGGCACTTTAAGAACAAAGCCGAAATTTTTGATGAAATCTGGGCATTGGCCGAGTCAAAAATCAGTGAGTTTGAAATAGAGTATCAGACAAAATTCCCTGATAATCCACTCCGCGTGATGCGTGAATTATTGATTTATATGCTGCGTTTAACGGCCAGTGATACGCATTGGCGATCCATTATGGAGATCGCATTCCACAAATGCGAATTTGTCGGAGAAATGTTGCAATCTAATAATGCGCGCAAGGCACTTTATCTTTCTTGTTATATGGATATTGAAGAAAACCTGGTTCAATGCATTGGTATGGGTATGCTGCCAACCGAACTCCATCCTCGTCGTGCGGCAATTGCGCTGCGGGCCTATTTCTCCGGCGTGATGGAGAATTGGCTATTTATGCCGGAAAGTTTTGACCTTGATGGCGAAGCCCCGGCGTTGGTGGATGCTTTTATCGATATGCTGCATTTTAGTTCGGCATTACGTGAGTCCGCGAAATAG
- the rsmS gene encoding pleiotropic regulatory protein RsmS, with translation MSLENAPPEVKLAVDLIMLLEENQIDPHIALAALEIVRTDVENKCLQKASGAQSIAQGQKTVGKS, from the coding sequence ATGTCACTGGAAAACGCCCCGCCCGAAGTTAAGCTGGCGGTTGATTTAATTATGTTGCTGGAGGAAAACCAGATCGATCCCCATATCGCTCTGGCCGCATTGGAGATTGTACGAACCGACGTTGAGAACAAATGTTTACAGAAAGCGAGCGGTGCTCAATCTATTGCACAAGGCCAAAAGACTGTAGGGAAAAGCTAA
- the priC gene encoding primosomal replication protein codes for MNTYQLLQQLEQHIKTLAKALEPLADHSVPQSRFDRQLFSCYGTRLRDYRTEVEQNFQAMKSLATEQRTDRVAFLAEKLVSQIAALQRELATQSLRTQESGSVPQQSDIYHKLAEHQDYERRLLAMIQDRESLLIMQTHFNEQQRLQKELAALEGRLSRCRQSLSRLERQIERQEQGR; via the coding sequence GTGAACACGTATCAATTGCTGCAACAGCTTGAACAGCACATTAAAACACTAGCAAAAGCGCTTGAGCCGCTGGCGGATCATTCCGTACCGCAATCGCGCTTTGATCGCCAGCTTTTTAGTTGTTACGGTACTCGACTCCGGGATTATCGCACCGAGGTTGAACAAAATTTTCAGGCAATGAAATCGCTAGCGACGGAACAGCGCACCGATCGTGTCGCATTTCTGGCGGAGAAACTGGTTAGCCAGATAGCCGCATTACAACGTGAATTAGCGACACAATCCTTACGCACGCAAGAGTCCGGCAGCGTGCCGCAGCAAAGCGACATTTATCATAAGCTGGCTGAACACCAGGATTATGAACGCCGCCTACTCGCTATGATTCAGGACAGAGAAAGCCTGCTTATCATGCAGACGCACTTTAATGAACAACAGCGTTTACAAAAGGAATTAGCGGCGCTGGAAGGTCGGCTATCCCGCTGTCGTCAGTCATTATCGCGATTAGAGCGGCAGATCGAGCGTCAGGAGCAAGGGCGCTAG
- a CDS encoding DUF454 family protein: MYRVLLIILGWISVVLATLGVVLPLLPTTPFLLLAAWCFARSSPRFHDWLLYRSWFGSYLRHWQQHRALPPGAKWKAVSLIMITFALSLWLVKLLWVRILLLVIMVVLLTFMLRLPVVDPEQHMQDVNPKR; encoded by the coding sequence ATGTATCGCGTATTGCTAATAATATTGGGCTGGATTTCTGTTGTGCTGGCAACATTAGGGGTCGTGTTGCCCTTATTGCCGACCACACCGTTCTTATTACTCGCAGCCTGGTGCTTTGCTCGCTCATCTCCACGTTTTCATGACTGGTTACTGTATCGCTCCTGGTTTGGCAGCTATCTGCGTCATTGGCAGCAGCATCGAGCGTTGCCGCCGGGAGCGAAATGGAAGGCCGTCTCCTTGATTATGATAACATTTGCGCTTTCACTCTGGCTGGTTAAGTTGCTGTGGGTCAGGATACTTTTGCTGGTTATTATGGTGGTTCTACTCACCTTCATGCTTCGTTTGCCCGTCGTTGATCCAGAACAACATATGCAGGACGTGAATCCGAAAAGATAG
- the apt gene encoding adenine phosphoribosyltransferase translates to MTVTAQQVELIKNSIKSVPDYPKPGILFRDVTSLLEDPVAYAASIEMLANRYRDSGVTKVVGTEARGFLFGAPVALALGVGFVPVRKPGKLPRPTISESYELEYGSDTLEIHSDAISTDDRVLVIDDLLATGGTLEATVKLIRRLGGTVTDAAFVINLFDLGGEQRLTEMGVACYSLVDFPGH, encoded by the coding sequence ATGACCGTAACAGCGCAGCAGGTCGAATTAATTAAAAACAGTATCAAAAGCGTCCCAGATTATCCGAAGCCGGGCATTTTGTTCCGTGATGTTACCAGTCTGCTGGAGGATCCGGTGGCTTACGCGGCGAGTATTGAGATGCTGGCGAACCGCTACCGTGACAGCGGTGTGACAAAAGTGGTCGGTACGGAAGCGCGTGGTTTCCTGTTTGGCGCCCCGGTTGCTTTAGCACTCGGTGTGGGGTTTGTTCCCGTGCGCAAACCGGGCAAGCTGCCACGTCCGACGATCAGTGAAAGCTATGAACTTGAGTATGGTTCAGATACGCTGGAAATCCATTCTGACGCGATCTCCACGGATGATCGCGTGTTAGTCATCGACGATCTGCTGGCCACCGGCGGGACGCTCGAAGCTACCGTGAAATTGATCCGTCGTTTAGGTGGCACGGTGACTGATGCCGCTTTTGTCATTAACTTGTTCGATCTGGGAGGCGAGCAGCGTCTGACAGAGATGGGCGTCGCCTGTTATAGCCTGGTTGACTTCCCTGGGCATTGA